The sequence CGAGAGCTTGAATCAGCGTCAATACAAACTCATGAAACTGCGTTGCTCTGAGGATTGTCCACCCGATGGCAGTCTGTTCAATTATCTGCTCAACTTCAAGCTTCATGCCGTAGTAGGGGTAAAAGGGGTTGCGATCGACTCCAACGATCGAGATATAAACAATGTGAGAAACACCTGCCTGTTCTGCTGCTTGAAGCAACCGCCTCGTTCCTTCGACATCGACTTGACGGGGGTTGGTGGGGCTGGAAGCACAATGAATAATGACATCAATCCCTTCAACTGCTTGCTCTAATCCCTCACCCGTCAGCAAATCTCCTGGAATGGTGCCGAGACGTCCACTACGGCTGAGAATCTGGACATTGCAACCAGCAGTTTGTAGGCGATCGACCACCAGAGAACCGAGGGAACCTGTGCCCCCTGTGACTAAAATTCTTGATGTGTTCATAGCGTTTAGTAAAGCCAGCTTTGGTATTGAGAATGAGCCTGTTTCATATCCTCATAAAGCCACACCATGCGGTCAATGAAC is a genomic window of Trichocoleus sp. containing:
- a CDS encoding NAD(P)H-binding protein translates to MNTSRILVTGGTGSLGSLVVDRLQTAGCNVQILSRSGRLGTIPGDLLTGEGLEQAVEGIDVIIHCASSPTNPRQVDVEGTRRLLQAAEQAGVSHIVYISIVGVDRNPFYPYYGMKLEVEQIIEQTAIGWTILRATQFHEFVLTLIQALDRLPVMLMPKGFLLQPIEASEVADYLVELALAAPAGRVNDIGGPEIWTASELARAYFKATGRKRSVVEVPVPGKIAQAFRSGAQLCPDQKYGKVGWELFVSQLLKKNNQKRQSISPN